The Epinephelus lanceolatus isolate andai-2023 chromosome 11, ASM4190304v1, whole genome shotgun sequence genome window below encodes:
- the vps26bl gene encoding vacuolar protein sorting-associated protein 26B-like has translation MSFFGFGQSADIDIVLNDAETRKKAEHKSEDGRKDKYFLFYDGETVSGKVNVTLKYPGKRLEHNGIKIEFIGQIELYYDRGNHHEFVSLVKDLARPGELTQSQTFDFEFTHVEKPYESYTGQNVKLRYFLRATVSRRLNDISKELDIVVHTLSTYPELNSSIKMEVGIEDCLHIEFEYNKSKYHLKDVIVGKIYFLLVRIKIKHMEIDIIKRETTGTGPNVYHENDTIAKYEIMDGAPVRGESIPIRLFLAGYEMTPTMRDINKKFSVRYYLNLVLIDEEERRYFKQQEITLWRKGDIVRKSMSHQAVIASQRFEGSAHPERTQTQSNEEDDS, from the exons ATGAGCTTCTTTGGTTTTGGTCAAAGTGCGGACATCGATATAGTTCTGAATGACGCCGAAACGAGAAAGAAAGCTGAGCATAAAAGCGAAGACGGCAGGAAGgacaaatattttcttttctacGACGGGGAAACGGTATCGGGGAAAGTCAACGTTACGCTCAAGTACCCGGGAAAGAGGCTGGAGCACAACGGCATCAAGATTGAGTTTATCGGCCAGATAG AGCTGTACTATGACAGAGGAAACCACCATGAGTTTGTGTCCCTTGTGAAAGACCTGGCACGGCCAGGGGAGCTCACACAGTCGCAGACATTTGACTTTGAGTTCACACACGTGGAGAAACCCTACGAGTCTTACACTGGTCAGAATGTCAAATTACG CTACTTCCTGAGGGCAACTGTAAGCCGGAGACTGAATGACATCAGCAAAGAGCTGGACATTGTGGTGCACACACTCAGCACCTACCCTGAGCTCAACTCCTCCATCAAGATGGAAGTGGGGATCGAGGACTGTCTGCACATAGAGTTTGAGTACAACAAGTCCAA GTATCACCTCAAAGATGTGATTGTAGGGAAGATTTACTTTCTGCTGGTGAGGATCAAGATAAAACATATGGAGATTGACATCATTAAGCGAGAGACGACCGGCACAGGGCCTAACGTCTACCACGAGAACGACACCATAGCAAAATATGAAATCATGGATGGTGCACCAGTCAGAG GAGAGTCCATTCCCATCAGGCTGTTCTTAGCAGGCTATGAGATGACGCCCACCATGAGGGATATTAACAAGAAGTTCTCGGTGCGGTACTACCTCAACCTGGTCCTCATTGATGAGGAGGAAAGACGCTATTTCAAACAGCAG GAGATCACCCTGTGGAGGAAAGGTGACATAGTGAGGAAAAGTATGTCTCACCAAGCAGTCATCGCCTCCCAGCGCTTCGAAGGCTCCGCCCATCCAGAaaggacacagacccagagcaaTGAAGAAGATGACAGCTAA